TAGGCAGCATAGAGGGTGTGGCGGAAGCAGCTGTCCAGCGCCTCGTCGAAGGCGATGGCGATGTGCTGTGGGCGCTCGCGCTCCAGCAGGTCGAGCAGGAAGCGGGCAAAGCCATGCACCGCGTTGGTCGGCCAGCCCTGCTGGTCCTGGAATTCATCGGGCATCGAATGCCAGGCCCGGAACACGTACAGGCTGGCATCCACCAGGTAGAGAGGCGTGTGCACTCAGCCCACCCAGTCCTGCAGCAGCGCGGCCGGATCAGGGCGCTCGCGTTCGGGCACGGCGGTCTTCGGGGTGCCGATATGGATGAAACCCACGATCTGCTCATGCTCGGCCAGGCCCAGGTGGGCATGCACGGCCGGGTCGAACGCCATCCAGGCGGTCAGCCACTGGGCGCCAAAGCCCAGCGCCTGCGCGGCCTGCAAAAGCGCGAAGCAGACGCAGCCGGCGGTCATCAGCTGCTCCAGCTCGGGTACCTTCGGGCTGGGCGTAGGCGCGGCGATGACGGAAATGATCAGCGGCGCATGCGAAAAGCGCAGCCGGTCCTTTTCGACCTGTGCGTCGGAGGCAGTGGGGTCGCGCTCGCGGCTGCGCCGGGCCAGGAACTCACCCAGCTGCAGGCGGGCATCGCCGGCGATGCGCAGGAAGCGATAGGGCACCCGCTTGCCGTGGTCGGGCACGCGCACGGCCGAGGCCAGCATCCGCTGCAGGGTGGCCGGGTCCGGTCCGGGCGCGCCCAGTTGCAGGGCGGGAACCGAACGGCGGGCGTCCAGGGCTTGCAGCGCAGGGGAGTCGAGCATGGGGTCTCTGTCGGGCTTCGTGGTGGCCCTGATTATAGTCGGGGCAGTTTGTGACCCGTCTTCCGGCGATCTCCTGCCCATTTGCGACAAAACGTGATGAACCTCACTTAATTAATGGCACTCCTTCACGTCGCTGTACTCGCTTCCCACCCGCGCTGGCCTTACGATACAAGGCCTGCCGGCACCCGGGTCATGAGGTTCAAAGTGCGGACTGTTTCACTGTCCCTGACCGGTGGGGCGTCCTACCATCCGTGTGCTGGTGTCTTGGGGACGCCCGTGCCTGTTGTATCCATGCTGCATTCTGTACCAGCGAGGGTGGGGAGCCTTTTCGCATGATCGCCACGCCCAACGTATCGGGACAGCCGGGTCGCGACCCGGCGCTGTTGAAGCTTGCACGCGAGGCCGCCCTGCCGGGCCTGGCCGAGTCGTTCGCGACCGTGATCGCCCGCTTCGACGACGTGCTGTTCGACCGTGCCGGCACCGCTGGCGCGTCGCAGCTGCTGTTCCTCGATGGCATGCGTGAACTGCGTCGGCGCCGTGAAGACATCGTGGCCGGTTTCCGTGGGCACCTGGCCAGGGCCTGGGACGCGCTGGAACACGCTGAGCCACTGTCGGCCGAAGCCACGCTGGCCGGTGCGGGCGGGGAAGGGCTCAGCCTGGTCCCCGAGCACGTGCTGGAATCGCGGCTGGCGGTGCGCAACTTCGCCACCGTGCTGCTGCGTGACTGGAAGCCGGTACTGGGCCGGCTTGACCGCCGCCTGGGCTGGATCGCCGGCGGGCTGGAACTGAACGCCGACAGCAACCCGATCAGCCCCGAACACATCGGCGTGGCCATCCATGAGGCCTTCGCAGACTGTGAACTGGCGCCGGAAGTGCGCCTGGTGCTGATCAAGCTGTGCGAGCGCGACCTGCACGCGCCGATCGGCAAGCGTTACGAGAAACTCGACGAACAACTGGCCGCTGCCGGTGTGATGCCGCAGATGGCCGCCCCGCGCCGCGCCGCGCCGCGTCCGCCCACGCCCCGGCAGGAGCTGGACGAGCTGGTCCAGGCCCTGGAAACCGAAAGCGGCGCAGCCGACGAAGGTGCGGCCCCGGCCTGGGCACGGCGCTTCGCCGACCGCTGGGCGGCCAGCCGTGGCCGCATGCAGTCGGCGCAGGCCGCGCATGACCATGCAGCCGAAGGCCCGGACGGGATGAGCGGCAACCAGGGCATGTTGCTGGAAGCGCTGCACGAGTTGCTGCAGCAGACCCGGCATGTCCGCGAAGACGCGACCTCTGCCGCCAGCGTGGCGGTGGGGCAACAGCGACCATTGAGCCAGCGCGAGATGATGTCGGTGCTGTCGCTGCTGCAGGCCACGCCGAGCGCGACCCTGCGCGCGGCGATCGGCGAAGACGGCGAATCGCTGGCCCAGCGGCTGAAGAGCGAAGTGCTGTCCGGGGCAACCCGGCTCGGCGTGGACCCGGCGCAGGCGCGGCTGGATCCGCAGGATGAAGATGCGATCGACCTGGTGGGCATGCTGTTCGATGTGATGCTGGACGAGCGCGACCTGG
This is a stretch of genomic DNA from Stenotrophomonas rhizophila. It encodes these proteins:
- a CDS encoding nitroreductase family protein — translated: MLDSPALQALDARRSVPALQLGAPGPDPATLQRMLASAVRVPDHGKRVPYRFLRIAGDARLQLGEFLARRSRERDPTASDAQVEKDRLRFSHAPLIISVIAAPTPSPKVPELEQLMTAGCVCFALLQAAQALGFGAQWLTAWMAFDPAVHAHLGLAEHEQIVGFIHIGTPKTAVPERERPDPAALLQDWVG
- a CDS encoding DUF1631 domain-containing protein, with the translated sequence MIATPNVSGQPGRDPALLKLAREAALPGLAESFATVIARFDDVLFDRAGTAGASQLLFLDGMRELRRRREDIVAGFRGHLARAWDALEHAEPLSAEATLAGAGGEGLSLVPEHVLESRLAVRNFATVLLRDWKPVLGRLDRRLGWIAGGLELNADSNPISPEHIGVAIHEAFADCELAPEVRLVLIKLCERDLHAPIGKRYEKLDEQLAAAGVMPQMAAPRRAAPRPPTPRQELDELVQALETESGAADEGAAPAWARRFADRWAASRGRMQSAQAAHDHAAEGPDGMSGNQGMLLEALHELLQQTRHVREDATSAASVAVGQQRPLSQREMMSVLSLLQATPSATLRAAIGEDGESLAQRLKSEVLSGATRLGVDPAQARLDPQDEDAIDLVGMLFDVMLDERDLEGRSRELIGRLVVPFVKVAMLDRRMFVQKTHPARKLLNSLAEACEGNTGESQAERVLMGKVEEIIERLVAEFNENLAIFLTLEEEFRDFLAQHRRRIEIAERRAAETQRGQEKLEVARTRAASELDWRIADTALPQAIGDFLRQPWQHHLTLAVLREGDDGPSVSEALALADGILEEVSEARRQIVGKPWLQAWHPVLRKVFASVGVHADGANAAIDSLHDTLQSIAESRPELERALPELPQVVLPTPPAADSAGVELGSKVDVTDFDNADADRFRGLEIGSWLDFVDKDGKVQAGKLSWVSPISQRLLFVNRRGVRFCVASPEELAVMVRLGRLRAHIDDGAFDSAMQGVIDRLDTKGATVH